From the Halomonas meridiana genome, one window contains:
- the ftsY gene encoding signal recognition particle-docking protein FtsY, with product MFGFFKRKKKHDSQQEPQDAQEQPALPEEPEGAPDTAPEAEVSAPATSPAEPQEEESLKPAAREDAYALAQEQSPEPVNKEDVQPTGVDEDVAPAPMMDTVPEPEPEPEPEPEPEPEPEPEPEPEPEPEPEPEPEPEPEPEPEPEPEPEPEPAAKPALQEKPVAEKGEKKGWFARIKSGLGKTRANLTDGLADLFLGKKHIDDELLEDLETQLLMADVGIEATSEIIERLEARVSRKELNNPEALYRGLQEELAALLAPVSAPLSFEKESDGPFVILVVGVNGVGKTTTIGKLTQRFQREGKSVMLAAGDTFRAAAVEQLKVWGERNSVPVIAQHTGADSASVIYDAVAAAKSRGVDVLIADTAGRLHNKSHLMEELKKVHRVMQKLDDTAPHEVMLVLDAGTGQNAISQATTFNEAVPISGITLTKLDGTAKGGIIFALAKQLETPIRFIGVGEGLDDLRPFNANDFVNALFDRQGDDGRA from the coding sequence ATGTTCGGTTTTTTCAAACGTAAGAAAAAGCACGACTCCCAGCAGGAGCCTCAAGACGCCCAGGAGCAGCCAGCGCTGCCGGAAGAGCCCGAAGGCGCGCCCGATACGGCGCCTGAGGCGGAGGTTTCAGCCCCGGCGACATCGCCGGCCGAGCCGCAGGAAGAAGAATCCCTCAAGCCGGCAGCGCGCGAGGACGCCTACGCGCTCGCTCAGGAGCAGTCGCCCGAGCCGGTGAACAAAGAGGACGTGCAGCCCACCGGGGTCGATGAGGACGTGGCCCCGGCGCCGATGATGGATACTGTGCCAGAGCCAGAGCCAGAGCCAGAGCCAGAGCCAGAGCCAGAGCCAGAGCCAGAGCCAGAGCCAGAGCCAGAGCCAGAGCCAGAGCCAGAGCCAGAGCCAGAGCCAGAGCCAGAGCCAGAGCCAGAGCCAGAGCCAGAGCCAGAGCCAGAGCCCGCCGCGAAGCCAGCCCTTCAAGAGAAGCCAGTGGCGGAAAAGGGCGAAAAGAAAGGCTGGTTTGCGCGCATCAAGTCTGGTCTAGGGAAAACTCGCGCCAACCTGACCGACGGCCTGGCCGATCTGTTCCTCGGCAAAAAGCATATCGATGACGAGCTGCTGGAAGATCTGGAAACTCAGCTGCTCATGGCCGATGTGGGTATCGAAGCGACGAGCGAGATCATCGAGCGCTTGGAAGCGCGGGTGTCCCGCAAAGAGCTGAACAACCCCGAGGCGCTCTACCGTGGCTTGCAGGAAGAGTTAGCCGCGCTGCTGGCCCCCGTGTCGGCTCCGCTCAGCTTCGAGAAAGAGAGTGATGGCCCCTTCGTGATTTTGGTGGTCGGGGTCAATGGCGTTGGTAAGACCACCACCATCGGTAAGCTCACCCAGCGCTTTCAGCGCGAAGGTAAGAGCGTCATGCTGGCGGCCGGGGATACTTTCCGTGCCGCGGCGGTCGAGCAGTTGAAGGTGTGGGGCGAGCGGAACAGTGTGCCGGTCATTGCTCAGCATACCGGTGCCGACAGCGCTTCGGTGATATACGACGCGGTGGCGGCCGCCAAGTCTCGCGGCGTGGACGTGCTGATCGCCGATACCGCCGGGCGGCTGCACAACAAGAGCCACCTGATGGAAGAGTTGAAAAAAGTCCATCGGGTAATGCAGAAGCTCGATGACACAGCGCCCCACGAGGTCATGCTGGTACTGGATGCGGGCACGGGGCAGAACGCCATTTCCCAGGCCACGACCTTCAACGAAGCGGTGCCGATTAGCGGGATTACCCTGACCAAGCTGGATGGCACCGCCAAAGGCGGCATCATCTTCGCGCTGGCAAAGCAGCTCGAGACGCCGATCCGCTTCATTGGGGTAGGCGAAGGTCTGGACGACCTGCGCCCCTTCAACGCCAACGATTTCGTCAACGCGCTGTTTGACCGCCAAGGAGACGATGGCCGCGCATGA
- the ftsE gene encoding cell division ATP-binding protein FtsE, whose product MIAFEHVGKRYGGRFEALAHLNFRVARGEMVFLTGHSGAGKSSLLRLIMRLEKPSRGRVVVAGHDIAQLHASQVPFYRRQIGVVFQDHQLLFDRSVFHNVSLPLDIQGVEPREAARRVRAALDKVGLLHREKALPIELSGGEQQRVGIARAVVNKPALLLADEPTGNLDPQLSADIMALFEDFNRIGTTVMIASHDLALIARLRHRILRLRDGRLVADEGAV is encoded by the coding sequence ATGATTGCCTTTGAGCACGTGGGGAAGCGCTATGGAGGGCGCTTCGAGGCGCTGGCACACCTGAACTTTCGCGTCGCGAGAGGTGAAATGGTGTTTCTCACCGGCCACTCGGGAGCGGGAAAAAGTTCGCTGCTGCGCTTGATCATGCGGCTGGAAAAACCCAGCCGGGGACGCGTCGTCGTGGCCGGGCACGACATCGCCCAACTCCACGCCAGCCAGGTGCCGTTCTACCGCCGTCAGATTGGCGTAGTGTTTCAGGATCATCAGCTGCTGTTTGATCGTAGCGTGTTTCACAACGTCTCGCTGCCGCTGGACATTCAGGGGGTGGAACCCCGCGAAGCGGCCCGGCGCGTGCGCGCCGCGCTGGACAAGGTTGGCCTGTTACACCGTGAAAAGGCCTTGCCCATCGAGCTGTCGGGCGGTGAGCAGCAGCGCGTGGGCATCGCCCGCGCCGTGGTTAACAAACCCGCACTGCTGCTGGCCGACGAACCCACCGGAAACCTCGACCCCCAGCTCTCTGCCGATATCATGGCGCTATTCGAAGACTTTAACCGTATCGGCACCACGGTGATGATTGCGAGTCACGACTTGGCGCTGATCGCGCGCCTACGTCATCGAATTCTGCGCCTGCGTGATGGGCGTCTCGTCGCCGATGAGGGGGCCGTATGA